The window AAAAAATAATATTTCTTCTATTGGTAAATTACCTAAATGAATTCCTGTTAAATAATCTGTGTTAAATCCCCAAACACCAATATTTGTAAAGATAGAATCCCAAATAATAAAAAGAATTGCAACCATTATATTCGCTTTAAAAAAAGATTTCCACTCTTTGTAAAAGGCATGTTTTTTATAAAAACTTGCTAAAAGAGGAATCGAGATACAAGCTAAATCTATAAAAAGATAGGTGTATGATTGCATATTATTTTTTAAAAGTGTTATGATACTTTTTCGGAACAAATAACATTCCAAAACATTCTCCTTCCTGTTTGTCTAGATGTTTATGGTGTACTTTGTGTGCTTTTCTTAAGCCAATAAGATATTTGTTTTTCGTGTTTTTAAACCATTTAAAACGTTGATGAATAAGTACATCATGAATTAAAAAGTAACTAGCACCATAAAAAAAAATACCTAAACCAATAAAAAATAGGTAATTTAAAGACGGAATAAGGCCATAGTATAAAAGTAAAATACTTGGAATGGCAAAAATCACAAAAAATGCATCGTTCTTTTCAAAGGCATGTGGATATTTTGGTTGGTGATGATCTTCGTGTAAATACCATAAAAAACCATGCATTACATATTTATGGGTAAGCCAAGTTATTACTTCCATGGAAGTAAATGTAGCTATAGTTATTAGTATGTATAGTAATATATTCATGTGGAATTGTAAGTTACTTAAACTATTAAAAAATTAAAAAGCATTTAACTTATATCGTATATACGATTTTGTAAGTATTACTAATTTTAATTGGTTTGAGATTCTAATTCTTCCGTTCCTTATTTTTTCAGAATCTGCTTTTTTTAGTTTCTTTAGTAATTTTAAATAATATCGATAGGCTATATAAACGCCAAGTCTGCTTTCTATAGGTAATTGTATAATGCCTTTATATGCTTCGTTAAAATCTTCCTCAATATCTTTTATTATTTCCTCTTTATTTGCGTTATTCAATGAATGGCTATTCAAATTAGGAAAGTAAGAACGTCCTAGGTTTTCTGTATCCTCTTTAAAATCTCTTAAAAAATTTACTTTTTGAAAAGCAGAACCCAAACGAGTTGCGGACGCTTTTAGTGCTTCAAATTTTTTATCATCATTATTCACAAAAACTCTTAAGCACATTAAACCAACAACATCTGCTGATCCATATATGTAGTTTTCGTAATCTTCTTTAGTGTTGTATTCTGTTACTTGTAAATCGGCTTCCATACGCTTTAAAAAATCTTCAGCATAGCTTTGAAGATGATACTTGAGAGCGACTTCTTGAAAGGAATTAATAATAGGATTTAAACTAATTTTTCTATCTAATGATTTTTTGTAATCTTGAACAAAATCATGGAATAATTCTTCTTGCTCGTAATCTTCAAAAGAGTCCACAATTTCATCGGCATAACGTACAAAGCCATATATCGCATAAATAGAAGGACGTATGGAAGGAGCAAATAATTTAATGCCTAACGAAAAGGATGTGCTGTAACAATTAGTAACAATCTTGCTACATTTTAGACTGGATGTATCAAATAATGCTTTCATGATTATGCTATGTTTTTTAAAATTAAGTCACTTACTATTTTACCCGAAATTAAGGAAGGAGGAACACCTGGTCCAGGAACGGTTAGTTGTCCGCAGAAATACAGGTTATCCACTTTTTTACTTTTTAGTTTAGGTCTTAGTACATGCGTTTGTGTTAGCGTGTTTGCTAAACCATAAGCGTTTCCTTTATAGGAATTGTAATCTTCTTTAAAGTCTTTTACACAATAGGATTCTTTAAATAAAATGTTGTTTTTAAGATCTTCTCCCGTGATCTTTTCTATTCTTTCTATAAGTTGCTTAAAATAATGTTCTCTTATTTCTGGCGTGTCTTCTACATCTGGAGCAATAGGAATTAAAAAGATACCAGCTTCTTTTCCATCAGGAGCAGTGGAAGCATCTGTAATACTTGGAAAACTTGCATAAAACAAAGGTTTCTCGGCCCATTCTTTAGTGTCGTATATCGTTTTGGCGTGTACATCAAAATCGGTATCAAAAAATAAGGTATGATGTGAAACGTCTTTTAGTTTTTTATTAAAACCTACATAAAATAATAATGCAGAAGGCGCAAAGGTTTTCTTGTTCCAATAACTTTCGGAATATTGTCTTAGTTCTTTTGGAAGTAAGGTTTCTGTATGATGGTAATCTGCACCACTTAATAGTATATCACATGGCATTACGCCTTGTTTAGTACTAACGCTTACTACTTTTTTATTTTCGATGTTTATGTTGTCAACAGCGCAATCTGTTATTGTTTTTACACCAAGACTTTCAGATAGTAATGTCATCGCTTTAACAACTTCGTACATACCACCTTCTGGATGCCAAGTACCCAATTTGAAATCGGCATAATTCATAAAATTGTAAAAAGAAGGCGTATTACTTGGTTTTGCACCAAGAAACAGCACAGGGAATTCTAATATTTTTTGTAGTTTTTTGTTTTTTACATAACCTGTTACTTGTTTTTTTATGGTTGAAATAAATTCCGATAGCTTTAAAATGGTTTTACTATTTATTATTTCAAAAACATGTACTCCTGGTTTGTACACTAAATCCTTAATGGCAATATTGTAGTTTTTTTCCGCCTTGTCAATAAATTGTTGTAACTTATTTCCACTTCCTTTTTCAATATTTTCGAAGGTATTTTTAATATCTTCAAAGTTATCAGAAATACTAATCGAATCTTTTTCACCAAAATAAATTTGATACGCTGGGCTTAATTTGTTGAGTTTATAATAGTCTTTTGTCGAGGTGTTGAAATCGTTAAAAAAACGTTCAAAAACGTCTGGCATCCAATAAAAGGTTGGTCCAATGTCAAAAATAAAACCATCTTTTTTTAATTGCCTTGCTCTTCCGCCAACCGTTTTGTTTTTCTCTAAAATAGTTACATCAAACCCTTTACTTGCTAAATAACAGGAAGCAGATAAGGATGAAAACCCAGAACCAACAATTATAATTTTTTTTGAACTCATTTTGTGTTTTTAATTTAATAAACCGACAACATAATTGCGTTGTCGGTTTATTAATTCAACCAATTATAGGGCGATTGGTTTATTTTAGTTGTTAATCATTACTTTATTAATAACGTGTATTACACCGTTTCCAGCTTGCACATCTACTGCTATAATACCTATATCTGTTGCTCCAGAGCCATCTGTAATGTCTGCAATATTGGTTCCAGAACCAGGTAGTGTAATCGTGATGTTATCTCCTTCTAATGTAGCCGCAGTAGTATCACCAGGATTATTTAACATACTAGAGGTGATGTTAGCTTCTTTAATTACGTGGTGTAATAATACTTGCGTTAAAGGTCCTTCTGCAGGAATTGCAGCTAAAGCATCAAAAGCATCATTTGTTGGTGCAAATACCGTAAAATTAGGATCTATAGTGTCTGCGTTTCCAGTTGCTGTTCTCGATAATATGCTAGCAAAATCTGTTGCAGGAGTTAAAGTTGTTAAAGCAGTAACA is drawn from Lacinutrix sp. WUR7 and contains these coding sequences:
- a CDS encoding NAD(P)/FAD-dependent oxidoreductase, whose translation is MSSKKIIIVGSGFSSLSASCYLASKGFDVTILEKNKTVGGRARQLKKDGFIFDIGPTFYWMPDVFERFFNDFNTSTKDYYKLNKLSPAYQIYFGEKDSISISDNFEDIKNTFENIEKGSGNKLQQFIDKAEKNYNIAIKDLVYKPGVHVFEIINSKTILKLSEFISTIKKQVTGYVKNKKLQKILEFPVLFLGAKPSNTPSFYNFMNYADFKLGTWHPEGGMYEVVKAMTLLSESLGVKTITDCAVDNINIENKKVVSVSTKQGVMPCDILLSGADYHHTETLLPKELRQYSESYWNKKTFAPSALLFYVGFNKKLKDVSHHTLFFDTDFDVHAKTIYDTKEWAEKPLFYASFPSITDASTAPDGKEAGIFLIPIAPDVEDTPEIREHYFKQLIERIEKITGEDLKNNILFKESYCVKDFKEDYNSYKGNAYGLANTLTQTHVLRPKLKSKKVDNLYFCGQLTVPGPGVPPSLISGKIVSDLILKNIA
- a CDS encoding sterol desaturase family protein, which gives rise to MNILLYILITIATFTSMEVITWLTHKYVMHGFLWYLHEDHHQPKYPHAFEKNDAFFVIFAIPSILLLYYGLIPSLNYLFFIGLGIFFYGASYFLIHDVLIHQRFKWFKNTKNKYLIGLRKAHKVHHKHLDKQEGECFGMLFVPKKYHNTFKK
- a CDS encoding squalene/phytoene synthase family protein, whose amino-acid sequence is MKALFDTSSLKCSKIVTNCYSTSFSLGIKLFAPSIRPSIYAIYGFVRYADEIVDSFEDYEQEELFHDFVQDYKKSLDRKISLNPIINSFQEVALKYHLQSYAEDFLKRMEADLQVTEYNTKEDYENYIYGSADVVGLMCLRVFVNNDDKKFEALKASATRLGSAFQKVNFLRDFKEDTENLGRSYFPNLNSHSLNNANKEEIIKDIEEDFNEAYKGIIQLPIESRLGVYIAYRYYLKLLKKLKKADSEKIRNGRIRISNQLKLVILTKSYIRYKLNAF